In one Alistipes sp. ZOR0009 genomic region, the following are encoded:
- a CDS encoding Tim44 domain-containing protein, producing MGNSCLLNKSILHGDRGRRLSVVLLSVVLTLVLTLMANEAFSRAGSAPRGGASGVVGEGFRIIGYCIGCVVAAVTGILLGMALHRKKRRSKAVILESRLSDTFWHLGEMEKHSKRVFLEMQKAWKGRDMASVRALVSDSLYKDYELKLEKMRDKKEVNILNSITVKNVDIIGAEDYLKNEDDRFSVYIDGEMQDYMVNEWTGDLLYGTSCEVRPFSDIYHFIRVNNQWILNSIDGKVTVLDVVMSKNSREREPV from the coding sequence ATGGGTAATTCATGTCTGCTAAACAAGAGTATCTTACATGGTGATAGGGGGCGGAGGCTTTCCGTTGTTCTGCTAAGTGTTGTCCTAACGTTGGTACTAACGCTGATGGCCAACGAGGCATTTTCGAGAGCCGGAAGCGCTCCACGTGGAGGGGCTTCTGGAGTTGTAGGAGAAGGGTTTCGGATTATAGGCTACTGTATTGGCTGCGTTGTAGCCGCAGTAACGGGTATTTTGCTGGGTATGGCCCTTCATCGAAAAAAGAGGCGCAGCAAGGCGGTAATACTCGAAAGCCGCCTAAGCGACACCTTCTGGCATTTGGGCGAGATGGAGAAGCATTCGAAAAGAGTTTTTTTGGAGATGCAGAAGGCCTGGAAGGGGCGGGATATGGCCTCGGTTAGAGCGCTTGTTAGCGATAGCCTCTACAAAGACTACGAGCTGAAGCTCGAAAAAATGCGCGACAAGAAAGAGGTGAATATACTGAACTCCATCACGGTTAAAAATGTGGATATTATAGGTGCCGAAGACTATCTGAAGAATGAGGATGACAGGTTTTCGGTGTACATCGATGGGGAGATGCAGGACTACATGGTAAACGAGTGGACGGGCGACCTTCTGTACGGAACCTCGTGTGAGGTTAGGCCATTTTCCGACATATACCACTTTATTCGGGTAAACAACCAGTGGATTCTGAATAGCATAGATGGCAAGGTAACGGTGCTCGACGTGGTGATGTCGAAGAATAGTCGCGAGCGGGAGCCCGTGTAG